One Oryza glaberrima chromosome 10, OglaRS2, whole genome shotgun sequence DNA segment encodes these proteins:
- the LOC127752620 gene encoding uncharacterized protein LOC127752620, producing MEPQQVPINNRLSNLPNDLICRIISNLDSRQAVWTSLLLRRWRNLWCSLTSINVDFCEFDGETNTWEGDQARFRKFVNNLLLRRDPVPLQDKFCLRSYIPHCANEQEASADANLWISHALQLKAPVVEVDQDIQTRDTLELGGHAVFASQYLTRLVLSAVSFTQGFFKQLGIGCSKLEHLSIYDSIICVDISSKTVKVLIIDNSEFSYDYSTSISTPSATSLTLIDPGGRLPLLKDMGSLVSASIYLTREAIPLDTAINIDRWLMGLSGVGHLALDFPVEVIKIKDDMQWCPKFNNLVNLTLGRWCLDSKLYALTVFLQNSPKLEKLRLEIDEGYTAKDIKGELKERSFTCEHLKNVEVDGMEDDPLEVECLEDEPDPLVNRVKKLFRNSGMTSIQINITHLDYHLPYECEIFREDHKRPRIRQYSLRTPPVRRNALVIPSVPPPLALEVMLLPPPAALPLLAVASSTFDRWAFPACLPFPEWRTRARLILDFCSSLQHPRPPPVRRNASASPGSPGWLMEPEQAPGRGRLMLSDLPDDLIRRIMSFLYARQAVRTCVLSRRWRHLWRSLTRINADFCEFKGDTRTWVGDKARFEKFLNALLLRRDPVLLVDKFWLRCPSCSFGVYSLDANLWISHVLQLQAPVLDVRAVGISRLNQAVFTSQYLRRLALSSVVLSKGFFNQLEIGCPELECLFLRDCHIHDHHISSQTLKILTINISDFSFVDKNDCCISTPSVTALTLFGPQGRVPSLQDMASLVSASVYLANDFSNFGTAVDVHRLLTSLSGVKYLALDFDGVNEGQITNENNMQWCPVFIDLVSLTLGSWCLESNFYGLIVFLQNSLKLEKLTLKLNKVHTRRIVGELKEKSFTCERLKVVEVICIGDDPLVNCVEEFFFNSGMTSLQIRINHLDGFELYEPRLYRDEYRRRQYMG from the exons CTCCAACCTGGACTCACGCCAGGCTGTGTGGACATCCCTGCTGTTGAGGCGGTGGCGTAACCTCTGGTGCTCACTGACCAGCATCAACGTCGACTTCTGCGAGTTCGACGGAGAGACCAACACATGGGAAGGGGACCAGGCGCGGTTCAGGAAGTTTGTCAACAATCTGCTGTTGCGCCGTGACCCCGTCCCCTTGCAGGACAAGTTCTGCCTCAGATCCTACATACCGCACTGTGCCAATGAGCAGGAAGCCTCGGCAGACGCTAACCTGTGGATCAGCCATGCGTTACAGTTGAAAGCCCCAGTAGTGGAGGTTGACCAAGATATCCAAACACGGGACACGTTGGAGCTTGGTGGTCATGCTGTATTTGCCTCACAGTACTTAACAAGATTGGTGCTCTCTGCAGTTTCCTTTACCCAAGGTTTCTTCAAGCAACTCGGGATCGGTTGTTCGAAGTTGGAACATCTTTCCATATATGACAGCATCATTTGCGTCGATATCTCTTCCAAAACAGTGAAGGTCTTGATCATTGATAACTCTGAGTTCTCTTATGACTACAGTACTTCCATTTCTACTCCGAGCGCCACTTCTCTGACCTTGATTGATCCTGGAGGCCGTCTACCTTTACTAAAAGACATGGGATCACTCGTGTCTGCTTCAATTTATCTTACCCGTGAGGCCATTCCTTTGGATACTGCTATCAATATTGATCGGTGGCTCATGGGCCTGTCGGGTGTAGGACACCTTGCCTTGGATTTTCCAGTGGAAGTG ATAAAAATCAAAGACGATATGCAATGGTGTCCGAAATTCAACAATCTTGTAAACCTGACGCTGGGTCGATGGTGTCTGGACTCAAAGTTGTATGCATTAACTGTCTTCCTTCAGAACTCACCGAAACTGGAGAAGCTGAGACTAGAGATTGATGAG GGTTATACTGCTAAAGATATCAAAGGTGAGCTTAAAGAAAGATCATTTACATGTGAGCACCTTAAGAATGTCGAGGTCGACGGCATGGAGGATGATCCCCTGGAAGTCGAATGCTTGGAGGATGAGCCGGATCCCCTGGTCAACCGTGTGAAGAAATTATTTCGCAATAGTGGCATGACCTCTATTCAGATTAATATCACACACTTGGACTACCACCTGCCTTACGAATGTGAGATTTTCAGAGAGGATCACAAGCGTCCAAGGATCAGGCAGTA CTCTCTGCGCACGCCACCTGTTCGACGGAACGCCCTTGTGATCCCTAGCGTGCCACCGCCACTGGCGCTCGAGGTaatgcttcttcctcctcccgctgctCTCCCTCTTCTTGCTGTTGCTTCTTCAACCTTCGATCGATGGGCTTTTCCTGCATGTCTGCCATTTCCAGAGTGGAGGACTCGTGCGCGGCTGATTCTTGATTTTTGCAGCTCTCTGCAGCATCCACGcccaccacctgttcgacgaaaCGCCTCAGCGTCTCCTGGGTCACCGGGTTGGCTCATGGAACCGGAGCAAGCTCCCGGCAGAGGCAGGCTCATGCTCAGCGACCTCCCCGACGACCTCATCCGCCGCATCATGTCCTTCCTCTATGCACGACAAGCCGTGCGGACGTGCGTGCTGTCGCGGCGCTGGCGCCACCTCTGGCGCTCCCTCACCCGCATCAACGCCGACTTCTGCGAGTTCAAGGGGGACACCAGGACATGGGTGGGGGACAAGGCGCGGTTCGAGAAGTTCCTCAACGCTCTACTGTTGCGCCGTGACCCCGTCCTATTGGTGGACAAGTTCTGGCTCAGATGCCCCAGCTGCAGCTTCGGGGTTTACTCATTGGATGCTAACCTGTGGATCAGCCATGTGTTACAGTTGCAAGCCCCGGTTCTGGATGTTCGCGCAGTGGGCATCAGCCGTCTCAATCAGGCGGTATTTACCTCCCAGTACTTGAGAAGATTGGCCCTCTCCTCCGTTGTTTTGTCCAAAGGTTTCTTCAATCAACTCGAGATTGGCTGCCCGGAATTGGAATGTCTCTTCTTGCGAGACTGCCATATTCATGATCATCACATCTCCTCCCAGACACTGAAGATTCTCACAATCAATATCTCTGATTTCAGTTTCGTTGACAAAAACGATTGCTGCATTTCCACTCCGAGCGTCACTGCTCTGACATTGTTTGGTCCTCAAGGCCGGGTACCTTCGCTACAGGACATGGCATCACTAGTGTCTGCTTCAGTTTATCTTGCCAATGATTTCAGTAATTTCGGTACTGCTGTTGATGTCCATCGGTTGCTCACAAGCTTATCTGGTGTCAAATATTTGGCCTTGGATTTTGATGGGGTAAATGAG GGGCAGATAACAAATGAAAACAATATGCAATGGTGTCCAGTATTCATCGATCTTGTAAGCCTGACTCTGGGTTCGTGGTGTCTGGAGTCAAACTTCTATGGACTGATTGTCTTCCTTCAGAACTCATTGAAACTGGAGAAGCTGACATTGAAACTCAATAAA GTTCATACTCGAAGAATCGTTGGCGAGCTTAAAGAAAAATCATTTACTTGTGAACGCCTTAAGGTTGTTGAAGTCATATGCATTGGGGATGATCCTCTGGTGAACTGCGTGGAAGAATTCTTTTTCAACAGTGGCATGACCTCTCTTCAGATTAGAATCAACCACCTGGACGGCTTCGAGCTTTATGAACCTAGGTTATACAGAGATGAGTACAGGCGTCGACAGTACATGGGTTAA